Proteins encoded in a region of the Marinococcus sp. PL1-022 genome:
- a CDS encoding sensor histidine kinase produces MRKKLQVKDWSLKTKSTIIFLCLATLPILAVSVIFFYQSNNILRQQALETSNQNLSSIEADLNNTMREIEDISEYIIYNNEFYQYLTLEDGEATVEEFSNMNENLRAFFTFHLTNKSYFQSVFIEGENGRSIMMGDYIENENKKWIKASRELEGRVLWTDPYEVQTGFPAEEKKVISLFRQINSRYDFTNSIGEVRIHLNEQQLYDYLMSDLENDSSDLFVLREDGTLMLHADKETAGCSFSDQTLMRRIKNEQEEPFKYSYNGEDYYVSSKQLEDLYLVSMVKESYIATELSNVRHITAGIIIGTILLSILVIIGFFMFVLKPIGALTREIKRVEKGDFTARVEVASKDEIGTLSRRFNRMVQEIQSLINTKYKLELKTKESELKAMQSQINPHFLYNTLDMIRWSARLEKAPDTGKSIEDLSRIFRHTLSKGNTWVDLEDELMSTKSYLELQKRRMGAKLHYSLFVETGLEKVPVMKMIVQPLIENSIEHGMGANKQTIHIDVRAYRMEEKLIIDVIDNGLGIGALNIKELKSSSPKSRQGFALQNIEKRITNTYGEAFGLNIVPVKTGTHIQIRFPVLKEKNNELHLNQEEGEENDNENTDRGR; encoded by the coding sequence GTGCGTAAAAAGCTTCAAGTAAAGGACTGGAGTCTCAAAACAAAATCAACCATCATATTTCTCTGTCTGGCTACACTTCCTATTTTAGCAGTAAGCGTTATCTTTTTTTATCAGTCCAACAACATTCTGCGCCAGCAGGCACTGGAAACCTCCAATCAAAATCTTTCCTCCATTGAAGCTGATTTAAATAATACAATGAGAGAGATTGAAGATATCTCGGAATACATTATATATAATAATGAATTTTATCAGTATTTGACTTTGGAAGACGGGGAGGCCACGGTGGAAGAATTCAGCAACATGAATGAAAATCTGCGTGCATTCTTCACCTTCCATTTAACAAATAAAAGCTACTTCCAGTCTGTTTTTATTGAAGGGGAAAATGGTCGCTCCATTATGATGGGGGACTATATTGAAAATGAAAATAAAAAGTGGATCAAGGCTTCGAGAGAACTGGAGGGCCGCGTGCTGTGGACAGATCCATATGAAGTGCAGACAGGTTTTCCGGCAGAAGAGAAAAAAGTGATCAGCCTGTTTCGCCAGATTAACAGCCGGTATGATTTTACGAATTCAATAGGGGAGGTGCGAATCCACCTAAATGAGCAGCAATTGTATGATTATTTAATGAGTGATCTGGAAAATGACTCCAGCGACTTATTTGTACTGAGAGAAGATGGTACATTGATGCTTCATGCAGACAAAGAAACCGCCGGATGCTCTTTTTCCGACCAAACCCTTATGCGGCGGATAAAAAACGAACAGGAGGAGCCCTTTAAATACAGCTACAACGGTGAAGATTATTACGTTTCTTCCAAGCAGCTCGAAGATTTATATCTTGTCTCCATGGTGAAGGAATCGTATATAGCAACAGAGCTTTCTAACGTTCGCCACATTACTGCCGGTATTATTATTGGCACCATTCTTTTGAGTATCCTTGTCATCATAGGCTTTTTCATGTTTGTTTTGAAGCCTATCGGAGCCTTAACACGAGAAATTAAAAGGGTGGAAAAGGGTGATTTTACTGCCCGTGTGGAAGTGGCTTCCAAAGATGAAATCGGTACATTAAGCAGACGCTTCAACCGAATGGTGCAGGAAATTCAATCACTGATTAATACAAAATATAAATTGGAGCTTAAGACAAAGGAATCAGAGCTGAAGGCGATGCAGAGTCAGATCAATCCGCATTTTCTATACAACACCCTGGACATGATCCGATGGTCAGCGAGGCTGGAAAAAGCCCCAGACACTGGTAAAAGCATTGAAGATCTTTCCCGGATTTTCCGGCATACGTTAAGCAAGGGCAACACCTGGGTGGACCTTGAGGATGAATTAATGAGTACGAAGAGTTATTTGGAGCTTCAAAAACGAAGAATGGGGGCAAAACTTCATTATTCCTTATTTGTAGAAACGGGACTGGAGAAGGTGCCGGTAATGAAAATGATTGTGCAGCCCTTAATTGAAAACAGCATTGAGCATGGGATGGGGGCAAATAAGCAGACCATCCATATCGATGTCCGGGCTTACCGGATGGAGGAGAAGCTTATTATAGACGTTATAGACAACGGTCTTGGCATTGGAGCCTTAAATATTAAAGAGTTAAAAAGCAGCTCTCCTAAATCGCGTCAGGGATTTGCGCTGCAAAATATTGAGAAGCGTATTACCAACACGTACGGAGAGGCATTTGGTTTGAACATAGTGCCGGTAAAGACAGGCACGCATATTCAAATACGTTTTCCTGTTTTAAAAGAAAAAAATAATGAATTGCACCTCAACCAGGAGGAGGGGGAGGAAAATGACAACGAAAATACTGATCGTGGACGATGA
- a CDS encoding response regulator — protein MTTKILIVDDEPMICEGLSQTIDWESIGVKVEGVAYDGIEALDILNEQTIDIVLTDITMPNMDGLALTEELTALHPGVEVIMFSGYDEFEYARQALRLGVNDFLLKPINIEELLTIVKRLQHKKHYAGNDHNDPGEKLKLAVQKQLFRHHVTAEEMIRWEEQYKSCYVVVAEIKGYAQGKEKMEKEGQKEQLMQMIEENLARWTKQFARVWRHENEWIYICCGDDSDSSIKKERITKLQKQIEEKGINVHAAVSASGPFQDIRVLYEQADTFITSIRGTSKSAISGPDEKIQEPSLPAAKAFQDQLAVFVMEGRTGEAKELVQEVFDELIEKDTGVEPAFRMMRELEVIIKNKVFSQIRERTFDINEFKLQQDVDTRIYNTAEDIQSFFMEDMLRMAGALSNRKETNWIIDQVLSYMKHNYQHDLQAKTIAEDHFITPNYFSILFKQETGLSFSDYLNTLRIEKASELLVTTSNRVFEIAEYVGYSEYKYFVKVFKKYKGTTPTQYRAMHTTNIQ, from the coding sequence ATGACAACGAAAATACTGATCGTGGACGATGAACCTATGATCTGTGAAGGACTTTCTCAAACGATTGATTGGGAAAGCATCGGTGTGAAGGTGGAAGGTGTAGCTTATGATGGTATCGAGGCGTTGGATATATTAAATGAACAAACAATAGACATCGTTCTTACGGATATTACGATGCCTAATATGGATGGGCTTGCTTTAACAGAAGAATTGACAGCGCTTCATCCGGGAGTAGAAGTGATCATGTTCAGTGGATATGACGAATTTGAATACGCCAGGCAGGCTCTCCGCCTGGGAGTGAATGATTTTTTACTGAAGCCGATTAACATTGAAGAGCTGTTAACAATCGTAAAACGACTTCAGCACAAAAAACATTATGCTGGTAACGACCATAATGACCCGGGGGAGAAGCTGAAGCTCGCGGTGCAAAAACAGCTTTTCCGCCACCATGTTACAGCTGAAGAAATGATTCGGTGGGAAGAACAGTACAAAAGCTGTTACGTAGTGGTTGCAGAAATAAAAGGGTATGCCCAGGGGAAAGAAAAGATGGAAAAAGAAGGGCAGAAAGAGCAGTTAATGCAGATGATTGAAGAAAATCTGGCACGGTGGACCAAGCAATTCGCCCGTGTATGGAGGCATGAAAATGAATGGATATATATATGCTGCGGGGATGACTCAGACTCTTCAATAAAGAAGGAACGGATAACGAAATTGCAAAAGCAAATCGAAGAGAAAGGGATAAACGTTCATGCAGCGGTCTCTGCTTCGGGCCCTTTTCAGGATATACGAGTGCTATATGAACAAGCCGATACATTTATAACCAGCATCAGAGGCACCTCTAAAAGCGCTATATCCGGACCGGATGAAAAAATACAGGAGCCCTCCCTGCCTGCTGCAAAAGCATTTCAGGATCAACTGGCCGTTTTTGTTATGGAAGGGCGGACTGGAGAGGCAAAAGAACTGGTACAGGAAGTATTTGACGAATTAATTGAAAAAGATACAGGTGTTGAACCAGCATTCCGTATGATGAGGGAGCTTGAAGTAATAATAAAAAACAAGGTGTTTTCCCAAATTCGGGAGCGGACGTTTGATATAAACGAGTTTAAGCTTCAGCAGGACGTCGATACGCGTATTTATAATACAGCCGAGGATATTCAAAGCTTCTTCATGGAGGATATGCTTCGCATGGCCGGAGCTTTATCAAACAGAAAAGAAACCAATTGGATCATTGATCAGGTGCTCAGCTACATGAAGCATAATTATCAGCACGACCTGCAGGCAAAAACGATCGCTGAAGATCACTTTATTACTCCAAATTATTTCAGTATATTATTCAAGCAGGAAACAGGATTGAGCTTTTCAGATTATTTAAATACGCTCCGCATCGAAAAAGCCTCAGAGCTGCTGGTCACTACTTCTAACCGGGTATTTGAGATTGCCGAATATGTCGGCTACAGCGAGTATAAATATTTTGTGAAGGTGTTCAAGAAATATAAGGGAACGACCCCTACGCAGTACCGGGCTATGCATACAACAAATATTCAATAA
- a CDS encoding carbohydrate ABC transporter permease — translation MHLLRSPWKIGLGLVLPLIIYMVFGIIPIFISFYYSFMAWDGFSAMSFVGIENYITAFQDSTFWLSLRNNILVVLASVLGQIPIGLGLALLLNRKIKGAKFFRTIGFLPVVISTVVISITWRMIYNSEQGLLNNLLETTGLGFLQQNWLGNPDSAIFAILITIVWQFVGLYFIIFLSALQTIPKELLEAAELDGAGEWHKIIHITLPSIRNVILVAIVLCISGSLKTFDLIYVMTQGGPAHSTEVMATYMYSETFEGLSYGYGSALSILILVFSLILILITTKVMGVKRT, via the coding sequence ATGCACTTACTCAGAAGTCCATGGAAAATTGGTTTAGGTTTGGTGCTGCCATTAATCATTTATATGGTATTTGGCATTATTCCGATTTTTATTTCTTTCTACTATTCTTTTATGGCCTGGGACGGGTTTTCTGCCATGAGCTTTGTCGGAATAGAAAATTACATTACTGCTTTTCAGGATTCTACGTTCTGGCTGTCACTGCGCAATAATATTTTAGTCGTGCTTGCCTCTGTACTCGGACAAATTCCGATTGGACTGGGTCTGGCTCTTTTATTAAACCGGAAAATTAAAGGAGCGAAGTTTTTTCGTACGATCGGTTTTCTGCCAGTAGTTATTTCGACTGTTGTCATCTCCATTACGTGGAGAATGATCTACAACTCGGAGCAGGGTCTTCTTAATAATTTACTGGAGACTACAGGACTTGGCTTTCTCCAGCAGAACTGGCTTGGCAACCCTGATTCCGCCATATTTGCTATTTTAATTACGATAGTCTGGCAGTTTGTTGGTTTGTATTTCATTATATTTCTTTCCGCTCTCCAGACTATTCCCAAGGAGCTGCTTGAAGCGGCAGAGCTTGACGGGGCAGGGGAATGGCATAAGATCATTCACATTACGCTCCCTTCCATACGAAATGTTATTTTAGTCGCGATTGTCCTGTGTATAAGCGGCAGCTTAAAAACGTTTGATTTGATTTATGTTATGACGCAGGGAGGGCCCGCGCATTCCACAGAGGTAATGGCCACCTATATGTACAGTGAAACATTTGAAGGCCTTAGCTACGGGTATGGAAGCGCGCTTTCGATTTTAATTCTCGTATTCAGCTTGATCCTGATTTTGATCACGACGAAGGTAATGGGTGTTAAAAGAACATAG